Genomic segment of Conexibacter woesei Iso977N:
GGGCTACCCGGACGGCCTCGCGGGCGAGAGGATCCCGCTCGGCGCGCGCGTCATCGCGGTCTGCGACGCCTACGAGGCGATGACCTCGACCCGCCCCTACCGCCCCGCGCTCGCCGAGCCCCTGGCCCGCGAGCGGATCGTCGCCGGGACCGGCACGCAGTTCGACCCGGCCGCCACCTGGGGCCTGCTCGGCGCGCTCGCCGCCCACTGACGCAGGCCGAGCGGCTCCGCGCCACCGCGACCCTCCCGTAGGGTGACCTAACTCGTCGCGGCGAGTTTGTTAGGTTGGCCTAACACATGGCGTCGTCGAGCCCCACCACCGCCGCTGCCCAAGCCCGCCCGTTCCCGCTCCACACCGGGGTCGCGGAGGTCGTCTCGGTCCAGCGGATCACGCCGCGGATGGCCCGGATCGTCCTCGGCGGTGACGCGGTCGCGGGCTTCCCCGACGACCAGCCGGGCGAGATCCTCACGCTGATCTGGGCCGCCGACGGCCACGACGCGCCGGTCCTCCCGCTCCCCGACGGCGGCTGGCGCTTCCCGCCCGACGCGCCCGAGCAGCACGCCCGCAACTACACGATCCGCCACTACGACCGCGAGACCCCGGCGGTCACGATCGACGTCGTGCTGCACGGCGACCACGGCACCGCCTCGCGCTGGGCACTGAACGCCGCGCCCGGCGACACGATCGGCTTCGCCGGCCCGCGCACCCACTTCGTCCCGGAGGCCGACGCGGACTACACGCTCCTGGCCGGCGACGAGACCGCGCTGCCCGCGATCGCCGCGACCCTGGAGCGCCTCCCGGCCGGCCACCCCGCGATCGCGTTCGTCGAGGTCGAGGACGCCGCCGAGGAGCAGGACCTGCCCGGCGTCGTCTGGGTCCACCGCGACGGCATGCCCGCCGGGTGCTCGACCGCGCTGCTCGACGCGATCAAGGCCTACACCTTGCCTTCCGGCACGCCGAAGGTCTGGTGCGCCGGGGAGTCGCTGGTCGTCCGCGGCCTGCGCGAGCACCTGCGCGGCGAGCGCGGCTTCGCGATCGGCCCACTGCAGGCGATCGGCTACTGGAAGCACCGAGACACGCCGGACGACGTCGACTCCGACGAGTCCTAGTCCTTGACCGCTGTCTCGACTCGCCGGGCGCTCGGGCTCGTCCTCGCGCTCGCGGCGCTCGCCTTCACGCTGCTGCTGTCGATCAGCGTCGGCGCCAAGCCGATCGCGCTGCACCGCGTCTGGGAGCTGCTGCTCCACCCCGACGGCTCCGACGACGCGATCGTCATCCGCGACCTGCGCATCCCCCGGACCATGTTGGGGCTCTTGGTCGGCTCCGCGCTCGGCGTCGCGGGCGCGCTGATGCAGGCGCTGACCCGCAACCCGCTCGCCGACCCCGGCCTGCTCGGCGTCAACGCGGGCGCGGCGACCGCGATCGTCCTCGGCGTCGCGCTGCTCGGGCTGACCAGCCCCATGTCCTACATCTGGCTCGGCTTCGCCGGCGCGGCGCTGGCGTCGGTCATCGTCTACGGCGTCGGCGCGCAGGGCCGCTCGGGCGCGACGCCGGTCCGGCTCGCGCTCGCCGGGACCGCCGTGAGCTTCGCCCTGACCGCGATCGTCAACGGCATCACGGTCGCCGACCAGGACACGCTGGAGCGCTACCGCTTCTGGCTGATCGGCGCGCTCGGCGGCCACGACAGCCAGACGATCTGGGAGATCGCGCCGTTCATGGGTGCGGGCCTGCTGCTCGCGTTCGCGCTCGCCCGTCCGCTCAACGCGCTCGCGCTCGGCGAGGACGCGGGCCGCGCGCTCGGCGCCCACGTCGGCCGGACGCGCGCCGCGGGCGCCGTCGCGGTCACGTTGCTGTGCGGCGCGGCGACCGCCGCGGCCGGGCCGATCGTCTTCGTCGGCCTCACGGTCCCGCACGTCGCGCGCGCGATCTGCGGCCCGGACCAGCGCTGGGTCCTGCCCTACTCCGCCGTCCTGGCGCCGGTCTTCCTGCTCGCCGCCGACGTCATCGGCCGCGTCGTCGACCGCCCGGGCGAGATCGAGGTCGGGATCGTCTCGGCCTTCCTCGGCGGTCCCATGTTCATCGCGTTGATCCGCCGCCAGCGGATCGCCCAGCTGTGATCGCCGCGCGCGCCGTCGCGGCGCCGCTGCGCCGGACGTTCGGGCTCCGGAGGACCGGCTCCGCGCCCCGGACCCTTGTCGTAGGCCTTGCCATGACCGTGATCTGCGCGGCGCTGCTGGTCATCGCCGTCGGGACCGGCGACTACCCGATCGCGCCCGGCGACGTGATCGCCACGCTGCTCGGTCACGGCGACAGCGCGACCGGCTTCGTCGTCAACACCCTGCGGTTGCCGCGCGCGCTGACCGCGCTGCTCGTCGGCGCCGCGCTCGGCGCGGCGGGCGCGCTGTTCCAGTCGATCTCGCGCAACCCGCTCGGCTCGCCCGACATCATCGGGTTCACCTACGGGTCGAGCGCCGCTGCGGTCTTCGAGATCGCGGTGATCGGCGGCGGCACCGCGGCGATCGCCGCCGGGTCGGTCGTCGGCGGGCTGCTGACCGCGTTCGCCGTCTACCTGCTGGCCTGGCGCCGCGGCGGCGTGTCCGGCTACCGGCTGGTTCTCATCGGCATTGGGATCTCCGCCATGCTCGACGCGCTGACCAACTACCTGCTCAGCCGCGCGCGGATCGAGGACGTCCAGGAGTCCGCGGTCTGGCTGACCGGGTCGCTCAACGGCCGCGGCTGGGAGCACGTCTGGCCGCTGGTCGTCGCGCTCGCCGTCCTGCTGCCGCCACTGCT
This window contains:
- a CDS encoding siderophore-interacting protein, yielding MASSSPTTAAAQARPFPLHTGVAEVVSVQRITPRMARIVLGGDAVAGFPDDQPGEILTLIWAADGHDAPVLPLPDGGWRFPPDAPEQHARNYTIRHYDRETPAVTIDVVLHGDHGTASRWALNAAPGDTIGFAGPRTHFVPEADADYTLLAGDETALPAIAATLERLPAGHPAIAFVEVEDAAEEQDLPGVVWVHRDGMPAGCSTALLDAIKAYTLPSGTPKVWCAGESLVVRGLREHLRGERGFAIGPLQAIGYWKHRDTPDDVDSDES
- a CDS encoding FecCD family ABC transporter permease; amino-acid sequence: MTAVSTRRALGLVLALAALAFTLLLSISVGAKPIALHRVWELLLHPDGSDDAIVIRDLRIPRTMLGLLVGSALGVAGALMQALTRNPLADPGLLGVNAGAATAIVLGVALLGLTSPMSYIWLGFAGAALASVIVYGVGAQGRSGATPVRLALAGTAVSFALTAIVNGITVADQDTLERYRFWLIGALGGHDSQTIWEIAPFMGAGLLLAFALARPLNALALGEDAGRALGAHVGRTRAAGAVAVTLLCGAATAAAGPIVFVGLTVPHVARAICGPDQRWVLPYSAVLAPVFLLAADVIGRVVDRPGEIEVGIVSAFLGGPMFIALIRRQRIAQL
- a CDS encoding FecCD family ABC transporter permease; the protein is MTVICAALLVIAVGTGDYPIAPGDVIATLLGHGDSATGFVVNTLRLPRALTALLVGAALGAAGALFQSISRNPLGSPDIIGFTYGSSAAAVFEIAVIGGGTAAIAAGSVVGGLLTAFAVYLLAWRRGGVSGYRLVLIGIGISAMLDALTNYLLSRARIEDVQESAVWLTGSLNGRGWEHVWPLVVALAVLLPPLLVLQRPLKLVEMGDDTARALGVGVERVRIGGLLVGTLLTAVATASAGPVAFVALAAPQIGRRLTRATGPGVVIAALTGSALLLASDVLAQRLFPSSPLPVGVMTGAIGGLYLVWLLTVESRKGRA